Proteins encoded in a region of the Xylocopa sonorina isolate GNS202 chromosome 1, iyXylSono1_principal, whole genome shotgun sequence genome:
- the Psq gene encoding pipsqueak isoform X3: protein MDTDSYWGVHYSGGMAGQHYCLRWNNYQSNMTSVFHQLLQTEAFVDVTLACNEASLKAHKVVLSACSSYFQKLLLSNPCKHPTIIMPQDVCFNDLKFIIEFVYRGEIDVSQAELQSLLKTADQLKIKGLCEVPETKDGPPSVSLSSPPREPGTARINCTKVKRHPRYKRPRTTFEPRATDSRHYDRYKEEESNENYNRENKENHRDWQAEDEECTEATTGAVVLETCQRSSIGSIISNNNNNNNNNTSGNSNGNSTNNNNNNGDMFCHTGLGHYGHHPDPGEVDLPPETQPTPPSATLVGTTITHLRDPDHHATEIQNCDSVKIKFETLHTMDSSDTIDIDSHMSDRASVSSKNAADSDNMMMITPELLGLMPSGSSVHSDSGENNSRSHTGQSSSHHHGSKSWTQEDMDAALEALRNHDMSLTKASATFGIPSTTLWQRAHRLGIDTPKKDGPTKSWSDESLNNALEALRTGTISANKASKAFGIPSSTLYKIARREGIRLAAPFNASPTTWSPADLDRALEAIRSGQTSVQRASTEFGIPTGTLYGRCKREGIELSRSNPTPWSEDAMTEALEAVRLGHMSINQAAIHYNLPYSSLYGRFKRGKYEEPAVGDLSQDGTSPHFHPSPTQNHSSAVVPDQMPYQGS, encoded by the exons ATGGATACGGATAGTTATTGGGGCGTGCACTACAG CGGCGGCATGGCCGGGCAGCACTACTGCCTGCGCTGGAACAACTACCAATCAAATATGACATCCGTTTTCCATCAGCTCCTCCAGACCGAGGCTTTCGTGGACGTCACCCTGGCATGCAACGAAGCCTCCTTAAAAGCGCACAAG GTGGTATTGTCAGCGTGCAGTTCCTACTTTCAGAAGCTTCTACTTTCGAATCCTTGCAAACATCCAACGATCATTATGCCCCAGGATGTGTGCTTCAATGATCTCAAATTCATCATAGAATTCGTCTACAGAGGAGAGATCGACGTGTCGCAGGCAGAGCTTCAG TCATTGTTAAAAACAGCCGATCAGCTGAAGATCAAAGGGCTCTGCGAAGTGCCGGAAACCAAAGATGGCCCACCCTCGGTAAGCCTGAGTTCACCGCCGAGAGAACCCGGCACTGCGAGGATAAATTGCACGAAGGTAAAGAGGCATCCACGGTACAAGAGACCCAGAACCACGTTCGAGCCTCGTGCTACGGATTCGAGACACTACGACCGATACAAAGAAGAAGAATCGAACGAGAATTATAATCGGGAGAACAAAGAG AACCATAGAGACTGGCAAGCCGAAGATGAGGAGTGTACAGAGGCAACCACGGGAGCAGTAGTCTTGGAAACTTGCCAGCGCAGCAGTATCGGTAGCATtatcagcaacaacaacaacaacaacaataataacaCTAGCGGTAATAGCAACGGTAACAGTACGAACAACAATAATAACAACG GTGACATGTTTTGTCATACAGGTCTCGGTCACTACGGTCATCATCCGGATCCCGGAGAAGTTGATCTACCTCCAGAGACACAACCTACACCACCTAGCGCAACGTTGGTCGGTACTACCATTACCCATTTGAGGGATCCAGATCATCACGCCACAG AGATACAAAATTGCGACAGTGTAAAGATCAAATTCGAAACGTTACACACGATGGATTCGTCGGACACGATCGATATCGATAGCCATATGTCGGATCGGGCGAGCGTTAGTTCGAAGAATGCGGCCGACAGTGACAACATGATGATGATCACGCCGGAATTGCTTGGATTAATGCCTTCTGGGAGTTCGGTTCACTCGGATTCCGGCGAAAATAATTCAAGAAGCCACACCGGACAGTCCAGTTCTCACCATCATGGCTCGAAATCGTGGACACAAGAGGATATGGACGCCGCATTGGAAGCGTTGCGGAATCACGATATGAGCCTTACGAAAGCATCTG CAACGTTCGGTATTCCGTCCACGACGTTATGGCAAAGAGCGCATCGGCTCGGCATCGACACGCCGAAAAAGGACGGGCCCACCAAATCGTGGAGCGACGAGAGTTTAAATAACGCGCTCGAAGCGTTACGGACTGGAACAATATCGGCGAACAAAGCGTCGAAAGCGTTCGGTATACCATCGAGCACCCTGTATAAAATTGCGAGGAGGGAAGGCATCAGGCTCGCCGCCCCTTTCAACGCGAGTCCCACCACTTGGTCACCAGCCGATCTGGATCGCGCCCTCGAAGCGATCCGTTCCGGGCAAACGTCTGTGCAAAGGGCCTCCACCGAATTCGGTATACCGACCGGAACGTTATACGGTCGATGTAAACGAGAAGGAATCGAATTAAGCAGAAGTAATCCAACACCGTGGAGCGAAGATGCAATGACCGAAGCTCTCGAAGCTGTCAG ATTAGGCCACATGAGCATCAATCAAGCGGCTATCCATTATAACTTACCGTACTCTTCTCTGTACGGCCGTTTCAAGAGAGGCAAATACGAAGAGCCAGCTGTCGGCGACCTATCACAAGACGGCACCAGTCCTCATTTCCATCCAAGTCCAACACAGAATCATTCGTCCGCCGTCGTACCGGATCAAATGCCGTACCAGGGCAGCTGA
- the Psq gene encoding pipsqueak isoform X4 yields MVSGGMAGQHYCLRWNNYQSNMTSVFHQLLQTEAFVDVTLACNEASLKAHKVVLSACSSYFQKLLLSNPCKHPTIIMPQDVCFNDLKFIIEFVYRGEIDVSQAELQSLLKTADQLKIKGLCEVPETKDGPPSVSLSSPPREPGTARINCTKVKRHPRYKRPRTTFEPRATDSRHYDRYKEEESNENYNRENKENHRDWQAEDEECTEATTGAVVLETCQRSSIGSIISNNNNNNNNNTSGNSNGNSTNNNNNNGDMFCHTGLGHYGHHPDPGEVDLPPETQPTPPSATLVGTTITHLRDPDHHATEIQNCDSVKIKFETLHTMDSSDTIDIDSHMSDRASVSSKNAADSDNMMMITPELLGLMPSGSSVHSDSGENNSRSHTGQSSSHHHGSKSWTQEDMDAALEALRNHDMSLTKASATFGIPSTTLWQRAHRLGIDTPKKDGPTKSWSDESLNNALEALRTGTISANKASKAFGIPSSTLYKIARREGIRLAAPFNASPTTWSPADLDRALEAIRSGQTSVQRASTEFGIPTGTLYGRCKREGIELSRSNPTPWSEDAMTEALEAVRLGHMSINQAAIHYNLPYSSLYGRFKRGKYEEPAVGDLSQDGTSPHFHPSPTQNHSSAVVPDQMPYQGS; encoded by the exons CGGCGGCATGGCCGGGCAGCACTACTGCCTGCGCTGGAACAACTACCAATCAAATATGACATCCGTTTTCCATCAGCTCCTCCAGACCGAGGCTTTCGTGGACGTCACCCTGGCATGCAACGAAGCCTCCTTAAAAGCGCACAAG GTGGTATTGTCAGCGTGCAGTTCCTACTTTCAGAAGCTTCTACTTTCGAATCCTTGCAAACATCCAACGATCATTATGCCCCAGGATGTGTGCTTCAATGATCTCAAATTCATCATAGAATTCGTCTACAGAGGAGAGATCGACGTGTCGCAGGCAGAGCTTCAG TCATTGTTAAAAACAGCCGATCAGCTGAAGATCAAAGGGCTCTGCGAAGTGCCGGAAACCAAAGATGGCCCACCCTCGGTAAGCCTGAGTTCACCGCCGAGAGAACCCGGCACTGCGAGGATAAATTGCACGAAGGTAAAGAGGCATCCACGGTACAAGAGACCCAGAACCACGTTCGAGCCTCGTGCTACGGATTCGAGACACTACGACCGATACAAAGAAGAAGAATCGAACGAGAATTATAATCGGGAGAACAAAGAG AACCATAGAGACTGGCAAGCCGAAGATGAGGAGTGTACAGAGGCAACCACGGGAGCAGTAGTCTTGGAAACTTGCCAGCGCAGCAGTATCGGTAGCATtatcagcaacaacaacaacaacaacaataataacaCTAGCGGTAATAGCAACGGTAACAGTACGAACAACAATAATAACAACG GTGACATGTTTTGTCATACAGGTCTCGGTCACTACGGTCATCATCCGGATCCCGGAGAAGTTGATCTACCTCCAGAGACACAACCTACACCACCTAGCGCAACGTTGGTCGGTACTACCATTACCCATTTGAGGGATCCAGATCATCACGCCACAG AGATACAAAATTGCGACAGTGTAAAGATCAAATTCGAAACGTTACACACGATGGATTCGTCGGACACGATCGATATCGATAGCCATATGTCGGATCGGGCGAGCGTTAGTTCGAAGAATGCGGCCGACAGTGACAACATGATGATGATCACGCCGGAATTGCTTGGATTAATGCCTTCTGGGAGTTCGGTTCACTCGGATTCCGGCGAAAATAATTCAAGAAGCCACACCGGACAGTCCAGTTCTCACCATCATGGCTCGAAATCGTGGACACAAGAGGATATGGACGCCGCATTGGAAGCGTTGCGGAATCACGATATGAGCCTTACGAAAGCATCTG CAACGTTCGGTATTCCGTCCACGACGTTATGGCAAAGAGCGCATCGGCTCGGCATCGACACGCCGAAAAAGGACGGGCCCACCAAATCGTGGAGCGACGAGAGTTTAAATAACGCGCTCGAAGCGTTACGGACTGGAACAATATCGGCGAACAAAGCGTCGAAAGCGTTCGGTATACCATCGAGCACCCTGTATAAAATTGCGAGGAGGGAAGGCATCAGGCTCGCCGCCCCTTTCAACGCGAGTCCCACCACTTGGTCACCAGCCGATCTGGATCGCGCCCTCGAAGCGATCCGTTCCGGGCAAACGTCTGTGCAAAGGGCCTCCACCGAATTCGGTATACCGACCGGAACGTTATACGGTCGATGTAAACGAGAAGGAATCGAATTAAGCAGAAGTAATCCAACACCGTGGAGCGAAGATGCAATGACCGAAGCTCTCGAAGCTGTCAG ATTAGGCCACATGAGCATCAATCAAGCGGCTATCCATTATAACTTACCGTACTCTTCTCTGTACGGCCGTTTCAAGAGAGGCAAATACGAAGAGCCAGCTGTCGGCGACCTATCACAAGACGGCACCAGTCCTCATTTCCATCCAAGTCCAACACAGAATCATTCGTCCGCCGTCGTACCGGATCAAATGCCGTACCAGGGCAGCTGA
- the Psq gene encoding pipsqueak isoform X5 codes for MAGQHYCLRWNNYQSNMTSVFHQLLQTEAFVDVTLACNEASLKAHKVVLSACSSYFQKLLLSNPCKHPTIIMPQDVCFNDLKFIIEFVYRGEIDVSQAELQSLLKTADQLKIKGLCEVPETKDGPPSVSLSSPPREPGTARINCTKVKRHPRYKRPRTTFEPRATDSRHYDRYKEEESNENYNRENKENHRDWQAEDEECTEATTGAVVLETCQRSSIGSIISNNNNNNNNNTSGNSNGNSTNNNNNNGDMFCHTGLGHYGHHPDPGEVDLPPETQPTPPSATLVGTTITHLRDPDHHATEIQNCDSVKIKFETLHTMDSSDTIDIDSHMSDRASVSSKNAADSDNMMMITPELLGLMPSGSSVHSDSGENNSRSHTGQSSSHHHGSKSWTQEDMDAALEALRNHDMSLTKASATFGIPSTTLWQRAHRLGIDTPKKDGPTKSWSDESLNNALEALRTGTISANKASKAFGIPSSTLYKIARREGIRLAAPFNASPTTWSPADLDRALEAIRSGQTSVQRASTEFGIPTGTLYGRCKREGIELSRSNPTPWSEDAMTEALEAVRLGHMSINQAAIHYNLPYSSLYGRFKRGKYEEPAVGDLSQDGTSPHFHPSPTQNHSSAVVPDQMPYQGS; via the exons ATGGCCGGGCAGCACTACTGCCTGCGCTGGAACAACTACCAATCAAATATGACATCCGTTTTCCATCAGCTCCTCCAGACCGAGGCTTTCGTGGACGTCACCCTGGCATGCAACGAAGCCTCCTTAAAAGCGCACAAG GTGGTATTGTCAGCGTGCAGTTCCTACTTTCAGAAGCTTCTACTTTCGAATCCTTGCAAACATCCAACGATCATTATGCCCCAGGATGTGTGCTTCAATGATCTCAAATTCATCATAGAATTCGTCTACAGAGGAGAGATCGACGTGTCGCAGGCAGAGCTTCAG TCATTGTTAAAAACAGCCGATCAGCTGAAGATCAAAGGGCTCTGCGAAGTGCCGGAAACCAAAGATGGCCCACCCTCGGTAAGCCTGAGTTCACCGCCGAGAGAACCCGGCACTGCGAGGATAAATTGCACGAAGGTAAAGAGGCATCCACGGTACAAGAGACCCAGAACCACGTTCGAGCCTCGTGCTACGGATTCGAGACACTACGACCGATACAAAGAAGAAGAATCGAACGAGAATTATAATCGGGAGAACAAAGAG AACCATAGAGACTGGCAAGCCGAAGATGAGGAGTGTACAGAGGCAACCACGGGAGCAGTAGTCTTGGAAACTTGCCAGCGCAGCAGTATCGGTAGCATtatcagcaacaacaacaacaacaacaataataacaCTAGCGGTAATAGCAACGGTAACAGTACGAACAACAATAATAACAACG GTGACATGTTTTGTCATACAGGTCTCGGTCACTACGGTCATCATCCGGATCCCGGAGAAGTTGATCTACCTCCAGAGACACAACCTACACCACCTAGCGCAACGTTGGTCGGTACTACCATTACCCATTTGAGGGATCCAGATCATCACGCCACAG AGATACAAAATTGCGACAGTGTAAAGATCAAATTCGAAACGTTACACACGATGGATTCGTCGGACACGATCGATATCGATAGCCATATGTCGGATCGGGCGAGCGTTAGTTCGAAGAATGCGGCCGACAGTGACAACATGATGATGATCACGCCGGAATTGCTTGGATTAATGCCTTCTGGGAGTTCGGTTCACTCGGATTCCGGCGAAAATAATTCAAGAAGCCACACCGGACAGTCCAGTTCTCACCATCATGGCTCGAAATCGTGGACACAAGAGGATATGGACGCCGCATTGGAAGCGTTGCGGAATCACGATATGAGCCTTACGAAAGCATCTG CAACGTTCGGTATTCCGTCCACGACGTTATGGCAAAGAGCGCATCGGCTCGGCATCGACACGCCGAAAAAGGACGGGCCCACCAAATCGTGGAGCGACGAGAGTTTAAATAACGCGCTCGAAGCGTTACGGACTGGAACAATATCGGCGAACAAAGCGTCGAAAGCGTTCGGTATACCATCGAGCACCCTGTATAAAATTGCGAGGAGGGAAGGCATCAGGCTCGCCGCCCCTTTCAACGCGAGTCCCACCACTTGGTCACCAGCCGATCTGGATCGCGCCCTCGAAGCGATCCGTTCCGGGCAAACGTCTGTGCAAAGGGCCTCCACCGAATTCGGTATACCGACCGGAACGTTATACGGTCGATGTAAACGAGAAGGAATCGAATTAAGCAGAAGTAATCCAACACCGTGGAGCGAAGATGCAATGACCGAAGCTCTCGAAGCTGTCAG ATTAGGCCACATGAGCATCAATCAAGCGGCTATCCATTATAACTTACCGTACTCTTCTCTGTACGGCCGTTTCAAGAGAGGCAAATACGAAGAGCCAGCTGTCGGCGACCTATCACAAGACGGCACCAGTCCTCATTTCCATCCAAGTCCAACACAGAATCATTCGTCCGCCGTCGTACCGGATCAAATGCCGTACCAGGGCAGCTGA
- the Psq gene encoding pipsqueak isoform X1, translating to MPCALSTERRMPFHFRWASPRRRSGPARNYPLVLRGRNLLVHGFVWLFHDVDSTNADTTSFSRRDFCTSSSSSFSSLSFSPPSPLFSSFIFFSFASSFSSCFIAPFFYSLSSSSSSSFSSSYSSSSSSPSSSTSLSTSSSSLSYFLPFSSSFSTYLSLFFPYCFFFFLSCPWCYFFFSLWYHSLDCSRLSFPSFFRHHCFFSPFIPLVLPLHVSTLSTRDRSATEYRNQSLLKTADQLKIKGLCEVPETKDGPPSVSLSSPPREPGTARINCTKVKRHPRYKRPRTTFEPRATDSRHYDRYKEEESNENYNRENKENHRDWQAEDEECTEATTGAVVLETCQRSSIGSIISNNNNNNNNNTSGNSNGNSTNNNNNNGDMFCHTGLGHYGHHPDPGEVDLPPETQPTPPSATLVGTTITHLRDPDHHATEIQNCDSVKIKFETLHTMDSSDTIDIDSHMSDRASVSSKNAADSDNMMMITPELLGLMPSGSSVHSDSGENNSRSHTGQSSSHHHGSKSWTQEDMDAALEALRNHDMSLTKASATFGIPSTTLWQRAHRLGIDTPKKDGPTKSWSDESLNNALEALRTGTISANKASKAFGIPSSTLYKIARREGIRLAAPFNASPTTWSPADLDRALEAIRSGQTSVQRASTEFGIPTGTLYGRCKREGIELSRSNPTPWSEDAMTEALEAVRLGHMSINQAAIHYNLPYSSLYGRFKRGKYEEPAVGDLSQDGTSPHFHPSPTQNHSSAVVPDQMPYQGS from the exons ATGCCGTGCGCCCTCAGCACGGAACGCCGAATGCCATTTCACTTTCGTTGGGCTTCGCCGCGTAGGAGATCGGGCCCTGCCAGGAATTATCCTCTCGTTCTACGTGGTCGTAACCTCCTCGTACACGGTTTCGTCTGGCTTTTTCACGACGTCGACTCTACTAACGCTGATACCACCTCGTTTTCTCGTCGTGACTTCTgcacctcctcttcttcttctttttcttccctttctttttctcctccctCTCCTCTTTTCTCTTCCTTTATCTTCTTCTCCTTCGCTTCTTCCTTTTCCTCCTGCTTCATTGCCCCTTTCTTTTACTCcttgtcctcctcctcctcctcctccttctcctcctcctactcctcctcctcctcctccccctcTTCCTCCACCTCCTTATCCACTTCCTCTTCTTCCCTCTCCTACTTCTTaccgttttcttcttctttctctactTATCTATCGCTTTTCTTTCCTtactgcttcttcttcttcctttctTGCCCTTGGTGCTATTTCTTTTTTTCGCTCTGGTACCACTCGCTCGATTGTTCTCGTCTCTCTTTCCCCTCTTTCTTCCGGCACCACTGTTTCTTTTCGCCCTTCATTCCTCTCGTCCTTCCCTTGCACGTCTCTACTCTTTCAACGAGGGATCGTTCAGCCACGGAATATCGGAACCAG TCATTGTTAAAAACAGCCGATCAGCTGAAGATCAAAGGGCTCTGCGAAGTGCCGGAAACCAAAGATGGCCCACCCTCGGTAAGCCTGAGTTCACCGCCGAGAGAACCCGGCACTGCGAGGATAAATTGCACGAAGGTAAAGAGGCATCCACGGTACAAGAGACCCAGAACCACGTTCGAGCCTCGTGCTACGGATTCGAGACACTACGACCGATACAAAGAAGAAGAATCGAACGAGAATTATAATCGGGAGAACAAAGAG AACCATAGAGACTGGCAAGCCGAAGATGAGGAGTGTACAGAGGCAACCACGGGAGCAGTAGTCTTGGAAACTTGCCAGCGCAGCAGTATCGGTAGCATtatcagcaacaacaacaacaacaacaataataacaCTAGCGGTAATAGCAACGGTAACAGTACGAACAACAATAATAACAACG GTGACATGTTTTGTCATACAGGTCTCGGTCACTACGGTCATCATCCGGATCCCGGAGAAGTTGATCTACCTCCAGAGACACAACCTACACCACCTAGCGCAACGTTGGTCGGTACTACCATTACCCATTTGAGGGATCCAGATCATCACGCCACAG AGATACAAAATTGCGACAGTGTAAAGATCAAATTCGAAACGTTACACACGATGGATTCGTCGGACACGATCGATATCGATAGCCATATGTCGGATCGGGCGAGCGTTAGTTCGAAGAATGCGGCCGACAGTGACAACATGATGATGATCACGCCGGAATTGCTTGGATTAATGCCTTCTGGGAGTTCGGTTCACTCGGATTCCGGCGAAAATAATTCAAGAAGCCACACCGGACAGTCCAGTTCTCACCATCATGGCTCGAAATCGTGGACACAAGAGGATATGGACGCCGCATTGGAAGCGTTGCGGAATCACGATATGAGCCTTACGAAAGCATCTG CAACGTTCGGTATTCCGTCCACGACGTTATGGCAAAGAGCGCATCGGCTCGGCATCGACACGCCGAAAAAGGACGGGCCCACCAAATCGTGGAGCGACGAGAGTTTAAATAACGCGCTCGAAGCGTTACGGACTGGAACAATATCGGCGAACAAAGCGTCGAAAGCGTTCGGTATACCATCGAGCACCCTGTATAAAATTGCGAGGAGGGAAGGCATCAGGCTCGCCGCCCCTTTCAACGCGAGTCCCACCACTTGGTCACCAGCCGATCTGGATCGCGCCCTCGAAGCGATCCGTTCCGGGCAAACGTCTGTGCAAAGGGCCTCCACCGAATTCGGTATACCGACCGGAACGTTATACGGTCGATGTAAACGAGAAGGAATCGAATTAAGCAGAAGTAATCCAACACCGTGGAGCGAAGATGCAATGACCGAAGCTCTCGAAGCTGTCAG ATTAGGCCACATGAGCATCAATCAAGCGGCTATCCATTATAACTTACCGTACTCTTCTCTGTACGGCCGTTTCAAGAGAGGCAAATACGAAGAGCCAGCTGTCGGCGACCTATCACAAGACGGCACCAGTCCTCATTTCCATCCAAGTCCAACACAGAATCATTCGTCCGCCGTCGTACCGGATCAAATGCCGTACCAGGGCAGCTGA
- the Psq gene encoding pipsqueak isoform X6: protein MPCALSTERRMPFHFRWASPRRRSGPARNYPLVLRGRNLLVHGFVWLFHDVDSTNADTTSFSRRDFCTSSSSSFSSLSFSPPSPLFSSFIFFSFASSFSSCFIAPFFYSLSSSSSSSFSSSYSSSSSSPSSSTSLSTSSSSLSYFLPFSSSFSTYLSLFFPYCFFFFLSCPWCYFFFSLWYHSLDCSRLSFPSFFRHHCFFSPFIPLVLPLHVSTLSTRDRSATEYRNQSLLKTADQLKIKGLCEVPETKDGPPSVSLSSPPREPGTARINCTKVKRHPRYKRPRTTFEPRATDSRHYDRYKEEESNENYNRENKENHRDWQAEDEECTEATTGAVVLETCQRSSIGSIISNNNNNNNNNTSGNSNGNSTNNNNNNGDMFCHTGLGHYGHHPDPGEVDLPPETQPTPPSATLVGTTITHLRDPDHHATEIQNCDSVKIKFETLHTMDSSDTIDIDSHMSDRASVSSKNAADSDNMMMITPELLGLMPSGSSVHSDSGENNSRSHTGQSSSHHHGSKSWTQEDMDAALEALRNHDMSLTKASAVSRDRFSNVRYSVHDVMAKSASARHRHAEKGRAHQIVERREFK from the exons ATGCCGTGCGCCCTCAGCACGGAACGCCGAATGCCATTTCACTTTCGTTGGGCTTCGCCGCGTAGGAGATCGGGCCCTGCCAGGAATTATCCTCTCGTTCTACGTGGTCGTAACCTCCTCGTACACGGTTTCGTCTGGCTTTTTCACGACGTCGACTCTACTAACGCTGATACCACCTCGTTTTCTCGTCGTGACTTCTgcacctcctcttcttcttctttttcttccctttctttttctcctccctCTCCTCTTTTCTCTTCCTTTATCTTCTTCTCCTTCGCTTCTTCCTTTTCCTCCTGCTTCATTGCCCCTTTCTTTTACTCcttgtcctcctcctcctcctcctccttctcctcctcctactcctcctcctcctcctccccctcTTCCTCCACCTCCTTATCCACTTCCTCTTCTTCCCTCTCCTACTTCTTaccgttttcttcttctttctctactTATCTATCGCTTTTCTTTCCTtactgcttcttcttcttcctttctTGCCCTTGGTGCTATTTCTTTTTTTCGCTCTGGTACCACTCGCTCGATTGTTCTCGTCTCTCTTTCCCCTCTTTCTTCCGGCACCACTGTTTCTTTTCGCCCTTCATTCCTCTCGTCCTTCCCTTGCACGTCTCTACTCTTTCAACGAGGGATCGTTCAGCCACGGAATATCGGAACCAG TCATTGTTAAAAACAGCCGATCAGCTGAAGATCAAAGGGCTCTGCGAAGTGCCGGAAACCAAAGATGGCCCACCCTCGGTAAGCCTGAGTTCACCGCCGAGAGAACCCGGCACTGCGAGGATAAATTGCACGAAGGTAAAGAGGCATCCACGGTACAAGAGACCCAGAACCACGTTCGAGCCTCGTGCTACGGATTCGAGACACTACGACCGATACAAAGAAGAAGAATCGAACGAGAATTATAATCGGGAGAACAAAGAG AACCATAGAGACTGGCAAGCCGAAGATGAGGAGTGTACAGAGGCAACCACGGGAGCAGTAGTCTTGGAAACTTGCCAGCGCAGCAGTATCGGTAGCATtatcagcaacaacaacaacaacaacaataataacaCTAGCGGTAATAGCAACGGTAACAGTACGAACAACAATAATAACAACG GTGACATGTTTTGTCATACAGGTCTCGGTCACTACGGTCATCATCCGGATCCCGGAGAAGTTGATCTACCTCCAGAGACACAACCTACACCACCTAGCGCAACGTTGGTCGGTACTACCATTACCCATTTGAGGGATCCAGATCATCACGCCACAG AGATACAAAATTGCGACAGTGTAAAGATCAAATTCGAAACGTTACACACGATGGATTCGTCGGACACGATCGATATCGATAGCCATATGTCGGATCGGGCGAGCGTTAGTTCGAAGAATGCGGCCGACAGTGACAACATGATGATGATCACGCCGGAATTGCTTGGATTAATGCCTTCTGGGAGTTCGGTTCACTCGGATTCCGGCGAAAATAATTCAAGAAGCCACACCGGACAGTCCAGTTCTCACCATCATGGCTCGAAATCGTGGACACAAGAGGATATGGACGCCGCATTGGAAGCGTTGCGGAATCACGATATGAGCCTTACGAAAGCATCTG CGGTGTCTCGCGATCGTTTTAGCAACGTTCGGTATTCCGTCCACGACGTTATGGCAAAGAGCGCATCGGCTCGGCATCGACACGCCGAAAAAGGACGGGCCCACCAAATCGTGGAGCGACGAGAGTTTAAATAA